The following coding sequences lie in one Phalacrocorax aristotelis chromosome 2, bGulAri2.1, whole genome shotgun sequence genomic window:
- the LOC142053896 gene encoding C-C chemokine receptor type 8-like: protein MEENLTYLLDGGGFEDMLVGDMSPTSNSSAAYEYRFFYPELDISCDLENIPAFSSTFLPVLYSLLFVAGLVGNALVIWILTVFKKVRAMTDVYLLNLAISDLLFVFSLPFLVQYSIVSQWTFGNAMCKIISSAYFIGFYSSTFFITIMSFDRYLAIVRSVYALQVRTTAYGVITSLVLWAIAILASTPDLIFFQETNNNNWTKCTPHYPDSNNGWKTFSNFEVNVLGWLIPVSVLIFCYHSILKNLQKCHTQNKYKAMKLVFVVVIVFFLFWTPVNIVIFLDSLRNMYIIDDCQTSQKLDLAMEVAEVLSFIHCCLNPIIYAFVGEKFKKHLREAFRRYAHFLLICKDYRIFNGHSLDRHSSLQATSSQSSFVGSVL, encoded by the exons ATGGAGGAGAACTTGACGTACCTGCTGGACGGAGGGGGCTTTGAGGACATGTTG GTGGGTGACATGTCACCAACATCTAACTCCTCTGCAGCCTATGAATACCGCTTCTTCTACCCAGAATTGGACATCAGCTGTGATCTTGAAAATATTCCAGCATTTTCATCTACCTTTTTACCAGTGCTGTACTCCCTTCTGTTTGTGGCTGGCCTCGTGGGAAATGCTTTGGTCATTTGGATCCTAACAGTCTTCAAGAAGGTCAGGGCCATGACTGATGTGTATCTGCTGAACCTCGCAATCTCTGACCTcctctttgttttctccctccccttcttgGTTCAGTACTCGATTGTGAGCCAGTGGACTTTTGGAAATGCGATGTGTAAGATCATCAGCTCAGCCTACTTCATTGGTTTCTACAGCAGCACCTTCTTCATAACCATCATGAGTTTCGACAGGTACTTGGCCATTGTCCGGTCTGTCTACGCTCTACAGGTTCGGACAACTGCCTATGGGGTTATCACCAGCCTGGTCCTTTGGGCAATTGCCATTTTAGCATCAACGccagacttaatttttttccaggaaacgAACAACAATAACTGGACTAAGTGCACCCCTCACTATCCTGACAGCAACAATGGCTGGAAAACTTTCAGTAATTTTGAAGTCAATGTCCTGGGGTGGCTGATCCCTGTTAGTGTCCTCATTTTCTGCTACCACAGCATCTTGAAAAACCTGCAGAAGTGCCATACTCAGAACAAGTACAAAGCAATGAAACTGGTTTTTGTTGTCGTCATtgtgttcttcctcttctggaCCCCCGTCAACATTGTGATTTTTCTCGACTCTCTGAGGAACATGTACATCATTGATGACTGTCAGACAAGCCAAAAGCTAGACCTAGCCATGGAGGTAGCAGAGGTGCTTTCCTTCATCCACTGCTGCCTCAACCCAATCATCTATGCCTTTGTGGGTGAGAAATTCAAGAAGCATCTCCGCGAAGCTTTCAGAAGATATGCACATTTTCTGTTGATCTGCAAAGACTACCGTATTTTTAATGGGCACAGCCTGGACAGGCATTCCTCGCTGCAGGCGACATCGTCACAGTCGTCTTTTGTTGGCAGTGTCTTGTAG